The nucleotide sequence ACCTGGGTGCCGGTGGCACTGTGTTCGACCACCGGGACACCGGAGCCGGGCACCGGGATCTCGGCGGCCTGGTCGCCCTCCGGCTCTACGCGAGCGCGAAGCCGGTGATCGGGGCCGTCAACGGCCCGGCGGTCGGGGCCGGCGCCGGGCTGACGCTGCCGATGGACATCCGGCTCGCCGCGACGACGGCCCGGTTCGGGTTCGTCTACGCCCGCCGCGGCATCGTGCCGGAGTCGGCGGCGAGCTGGTTCCTGCCGCGGGCCGTCGGCATGCAGCGGGCCATGGAGTGGGTGGCCACCGGGCGGGTGTTCGACGCCGCGGAAGCGCTCGCCGGCGGCTTGGTGCGGTCCGTGCACCCGCCGGAGGAGCTGCTGCCCGCGGCCACCGCGATCGCGCGCGAGATCGCCGACCACACCGCTCCGGTGTCGGTCGCGCTGGCGCGGCAGATGATGTGGCGGATGCTCGGCGAACCGGACCCGATGACCGCGCACCGCCTGGATTCGCTGCTGATGAGCCAGC is from Amycolatopsis mediterranei and encodes:
- a CDS encoding enoyl-CoA hydratase-related protein translates to MREYETLLTGLGAGVLTVTLDRPDRLNAITPVLVRELLDVLAAADADDDVRVIIVTGAGRAFCAGADLGAGGTVFDHRDTGAGHRDLGGLVALRLYASAKPVIGAVNGPAVGAGAGLTLPMDIRLAATTARFGFVYARRGIVPESAASWFLPRAVGMQRAMEWVATGRVFDAAEALAGGLVRSVHPPEELLPAATAIAREIADHTAPVSVALARQMMWRMLGEPDPMTAHRLDSLLMSQLGGGPDAAEGVESFLARRPPAFPGRVGTDLPPAWPWWRDEEFRPFGA